The Brachyspira hyodysenteriae ATCC 27164 genome includes a window with the following:
- the rbr gene encoding rubrerythrin yields the protein MKDLKGTKTEKNLNEAFAGESMARNKYTYFASVARNEGYEQIAAIFLETAENEREHAKIHFKYLNGIGDTLQNLQAAWEGENEEYENMYPRMAKEATEEGFEEIARSMKLIGDVEKEHRERYAKLREAVKSGSVFKKATKVQWKCRNCGFIVESEEAPELCPVCKHAKKFFEVRVENF from the coding sequence ATGAAGGATTTAAAAGGTACAAAAACAGAAAAAAACTTAAATGAAGCTTTTGCTGGCGAATCTATGGCTAGAAACAAATATACTTATTTTGCTAGCGTAGCAAGAAATGAAGGTTATGAGCAAATCGCTGCTATTTTCCTTGAAACAGCTGAAAATGAAAGAGAACATGCTAAAATACACTTCAAATATCTTAACGGTATAGGTGATACTCTTCAAAACTTACAAGCTGCTTGGGAAGGTGAAAACGAAGAGTACGAAAATATGTACCCAAGAATGGCTAAAGAAGCTACTGAAGAGGGTTTTGAAGAAATAGCTCGTTCTATGAAATTAATCGGTGATGTTGAAAAAGAACACAGAGAAAGATATGCTAAATTAAGAGAAGCTGTAAAAAGCGGAAGCGTTTTCAAAAAAGCTACTAAAGTTCAATGGAAATGTAGAAACTGCGGTTTCATCGTTGAAAGCGAAGAAGCTCCTGAACTTTGCCCAGTTTGTAAACATGCTAAAAAATTCTTTGAAGTACGTGTTGAAAACTTCTAA
- a CDS encoding superoxide dismutase — MFDLMKLPYGKEDLAPYMSSNTLDFHHGKHLNTYVTTLNDLVSKDSSLQGKSIEELITLSHNNADKQAVFNNAGQVYNHEEFFKMLKKDVAIPAEVKSKIEADFGSFDAFKEAFTTGGKTQFGSGWVWLVINNGKLEVRKYANAMNPVADKVHGVLTCDVWEHAYYLDYQNRRPDFLTTFVDHLVNWDYVAERIKLAK; from the coding sequence ATGTTTGATCTAATGAAATTACCTTATGGAAAAGAAGATTTAGCACCATATATGTCTTCTAACACATTGGATTTCCATCATGGAAAACACTTAAACACTTATGTAACAACTCTTAATGATTTAGTATCTAAGGATTCATCATTACAGGGAAAAAGCATTGAAGAATTAATCACTTTATCTCATAACAATGCTGATAAACAAGCTGTATTTAATAATGCAGGTCAGGTTTATAACCATGAAGAATTCTTTAAAATGCTTAAAAAAGATGTTGCCATACCTGCTGAAGTAAAATCAAAAATCGAAGCAGATTTCGGTTCTTTTGATGCTTTCAAAGAAGCTTTCACTACTGGCGGTAAAACTCAATTCGGTTCTGGCTGGGTTTGGCTTGTAATTAACAATGGTAAATTAGAAGTTAGAAAATATGCTAATGCTATGAACCCTGTTGCTGATAAAGTACATGGTGTTTTAACTTGCGATGTTTGGGAACACGCATATTATTTAGATTATCAGAACAGAAGACCTGATTTCTTAACTACTTTTGTTGATCATTTAGTAAATTGGGACTATGTTGCTGAAAGAATTAAACTTGCTAAATAA